A window of Fimbriimonadaceae bacterium contains these coding sequences:
- a CDS encoding copper resistance protein NlpE N-terminal domain-containing protein, with protein sequence MRCLKSFAVGMLVLGSFGAALGQSPLAGEWTGALTIEIPDPAKAKDAETAKMRDSLQAMVAQVKVVLTMRADGTFSLTATQPGKEKPDRVEGKWTLKADKLEMLTVTQNGVAPKEEDKKVFTVAKDRKSFSTLFDDEGDEMRARLTFTPKKPG encoded by the coding sequence ATGCGTTGCTTGAAATCGTTTGCCGTTGGCATGTTGGTGTTGGGCTCTTTCGGGGCGGCTCTCGGCCAGTCCCCGCTCGCGGGTGAGTGGACGGGCGCTCTGACGATCGAGATTCCCGATCCGGCGAAGGCGAAAGATGCCGAGACGGCGAAGATGCGGGATTCGCTCCAGGCGATGGTCGCACAAGTCAAGGTCGTGCTCACGATGCGCGCGGACGGCACGTTCTCGCTGACCGCCACGCAACCGGGAAAGGAGAAGCCCGATCGTGTGGAGGGCAAGTGGACCCTCAAGGCGGACAAGCTCGAGATGCTCACGGTGACCCAAAACGGGGTCGCGCCCAAGGAGGAGGACAAGAAGGTCTTCACGGTCGCCAAGGACCGCAAGAGCTTCTCGACGCTCTTCGACGACGAGGGCGACGAGATGCGCGCCCGGTTGACGTTCACGCCCAAGAAACCGGGCTGA